One segment of Meriones unguiculatus strain TT.TT164.6M chromosome X, Bangor_MerUng_6.1, whole genome shotgun sequence DNA contains the following:
- the LOC132649939 gene encoding PWWP domain-containing DNA repair factor 4-like, translated as MNSAEYVLCGWKGQLWPARVLSRPRTSAHSKRRGAPFLEVQILPMGEKTRVRSTKARPLSKSEIVSLASMAGKESQGNGSPKQTRAYRRALKVALDILGEGGCLQGGRTGGQRTSTRTSPQKVPKEQANSKPRPRFRLRVRLCFQKHNQKGQELSQRSPGKQHRQGPVLPVGSQKVPTVRGGKAQAHTTVGPPHFEMKQNVLRGIRVRPCHTTLEGNSGRNACMKKLNTSKPKSLTASASRQSVRAKKEQQAASGPLRCIWSSPKALKQQARFADLHTRATGGQRKNAFHESKEDHGPGTLKPAANSASAACMPPILRLRRSLRIANRKRKIHVLCPHCRVPELEPCAHSKVTKTRFKRRRSTIQKARQAAKVASAQLQNTIERGMLVWFKFQDLPFWPAVVKSVSQNDKMARVLLMEANMQFEHKGVRAPLHKLKHLDCGEKISLIRRASRVYSQGISWCLTVIDHYREGLACGAYLGSFMGYYTAQVSYPLRRAIQEGDLHIDFPKVSYVDLEDWEEENAPGGKGPRKKVLPDRMRAAWDRANQKLVDFIVKRKGADQHLREIVQGRKPSRWVDNLWKSRGEDFCIETYLEDDDQLHLVARHLQEICKEADEALLSLTRGDKVQFTMDVLLPEAIICSIAALYELSYKEAEEKYLHGPPVHYREKELFEKNLLKAARKRSAVRIGAARAPHAPIP; from the coding sequence ATGAACTCTGCAGAGTATGTGCTGTGTGGCTGGAAGGGTCAGCTGTGGCCTGCAAGGGTGTTGTCCAGACCCAGGACATCAGCCCATAGTAAGAGGAGAGGGGCACCTTTCCTGGAGGTGCAAATCTTGCCTATGGGGGAGAAGACAAGAGTGAGGAGCACCAAAGCAAGGCCACTATCCAAGTCTGAAATTGTGAGCCTTGCCTCCATGGCAGGGAAGGAGTCACAGGGCAATGGCTCACCAAAGCAGACCAGAGCATACAGAAGAGCCCTCAAGGTGGCTCTCGATatcctgggggagggaggctgtttgCAAGGTGGAAGGACAGGTGGCCAAAGaaccagcacaagaacaagtcCTCAAAAGGTtccaaaagagcaggccaactccAAACCACGTCCTCGCTTTCGCCTGCGCGTGCGTCTGTGCTTCCAAAAGCACAACCAGAAAGGCCAAGAGCTCTCCCAGAGGAGTCCTGGAAAGCAGCACCGTCAGGGTCCTGTGTTGCCAGTGGGCTCACAGAAAGTGCCCACAGTGCGAGGTGGAAAAGCCCAGGCACACACCACTGTTGGGCCTCCACACTTTGAGATGAAACAGAATGTCCTAAGAGGCATCAGAGTACGGCCATGTCACACAACACTGGAAGGAAATTCTGGTCGTAATGCATGCATGAAAAAGCTAAACACATCCAAACCCAAGTCTttgactgcctcagcctccaggcagAGTGTACGGGCTAAGAAAGAGCAGCAGGCTGCTTCTGGGCCACTGAGGTGCATCTGGTCTTCGCCCAAAGCCCTCAAGCAACAAGCACGTTTTGCTGACCTACACACCAGGGCTACTGGAGGCCAAAGGAAGAATGCCTTCCATGAGAGCAAGGAGGACCACGGCCCGGGCACCCTGAAGCCAGCTGCAAACTCGGCCTCAGCAGCTTGCATGCCTCCAATCCTGAGGCTGCGAAGATCCCTCCGCATTGCtaacaggaaaaggaagatcCACGTGCTGTGTCCACATTGCAGGGTGCCAGAACTGGAACCGTGTGCTCACTCAAAGGTGACGAAGACCAGGTTCAAGAGGAGGCGTTCCACCATTCAAAAAGCACGCCAAGCTGCCAAGGTGGCTTCTGCCCAGCTACAGAATACCATTGAACGAGGAATGCTGGTCTGGTTCAAATTTCAGGACCTTCCATTCTGGCCAGCGGTGGTAAAAAGTGTCAGCCAAAATGACAAGATGGCGAGGGTGTTGTTGATGGAAGCTAACATGCAGTTTGAGCACAAGGGTGTCCGTGCCCCTCTACACAAGTTGAAACATCTGGACTGTGGAGAAAAAATATCACTCATAAGAAGAGCCAGCAGAGTGTACAGCCAGGGCATCAGCTGGTGCCTCACAGTGATCGACCACTACAGAGAGGGCCTGGCCTGTGGCGCCTACCTGGGCTCCTTTATGGGCTATTACACTGCCCAAGTCAGTTACCCGCTAAGGAGGGCCATCCAGGAAGGAGACCTGCACATTGATTTCCCTAAGGTGAGCTATGTGGACCTGGAAGATTGGGAGGAGGAGAATGCCCCAGGTGGGAAAGGCCCCCGCAAGAAAGTTCTGCCTGACCGTATGAGGGCTGCTTGGGACAGAGCCAACCAGAAGCTCGTGGACTTCATAGTGAAGAGAAAGGGGGCCGACCAGCACCTGCGGGAGATTGTGCAGGGCAGAAAACCGTCCAGGTGGGTGGACAATCTTTGGAAATCAAGGGGGGAAGACTTCTGTATTGAGACCTACCTGGAGGATGACGACCAGTTGCATCTTGTGGCCAGGCATTTGCAAGAAATATGCAAGGAAGCAGATGAGGCTCTGCTCTCCCTGACTAGAGGAGATAAAGTGCAGTTTACCATGGACGTTCTTCTTCCAGAAGCAATCATCTGCTCCATCGCTGCCCTCTATGAGCTCAGCTacaaggaggcagaagagaagtacCTGCATGGCCCACCAGTGCACTACCGTGAGAAAGAGCTCTTTGAAAAGAACCTCTTAAAGGCAGCCCGGAAGAGGTCAGCAGTCAGAATTGGGGCTGCCAGGGCCCCTCATGCACCCATTCCTTAG